One Cucumis melo cultivar AY chromosome 8, USDA_Cmelo_AY_1.0, whole genome shotgun sequence genomic window, GAAAAGTGCTGAAAATGCACCGAGTGTCTCTGAGACTCACGTTTCAAACATGGATCTTGATGACCTAGATGATATTCCACTAGCTAGATTGTTGAAGAAAAGCTATGCTTCAGAAGTTGCTCTTGCAAAACCTACTGATCCTATCATATCAGCTCATTCTCAGAAAAGTTCTTCTTCTGAAGATGTGTTCGTTCCTACACCTGGTCTTCACCATGCGTCCAATGTAGAACCGGGTCCATCACAACACTCACCATCAGTTAGATGATCTGTCCCAGCCAACGTTACAACATCTAATCCACATTTTGAACCGGCACATGTTCCTGCTGATGAATCTATTGTAACTTAGGGAAGGACTCGAGTTTCTGCTGATGAGGCCCTTGTTCATGTTGAAGGTGTTAAACCTACTAACACTGATACAACCAATACTATTGAACCAGATGTTCATAATGACGCTCAACCCAAGACCCAACAATTTTTTGAAGTACTTAGGCCAACGAGGAAGAAAGTTCAGTAGAATCGGCGAAACATTAGCACTAAGACTAGATGGAAGAAGATTCCTCCAAACATTCCATCTGTTCCAATTGATAGAATATCTTTTCATCTTGAAGAAAATGTTAAACGATGAAAAATGTGGTGCAGCGAAGGATAGCTGAAGAGGTAAATTTTTCAGATAAACATCATTCTTGCTTAGGTGTCATGAGTCTTATTGAGAAGGTTGGTCTATCCAAGAATATATCCAATGTTGGGCCATTTTACCCTCAGTTAATTGGGGAATTCATTGTAAATTTACCAACTGATTTTAATGATCTTAGTAGTCCTGATTATCAGACTGTTCATATTAGAGGATTAAAATTCAAGATCTCTCCTGTTGTCATTAATGGTTTTCTGCGTAATAATGTTGGGTCTGACTACTCTCCTTCTAATCCATCTAATGAAGTTTTAGCGTCTGTATTAACTGGATGGACACTATCTTCTTGGCCTGTTAATGGAATCCATGCAGTTGCTCTCAGTGTTAAATATGTCATTCTTCATAAGGTTGATATTGCCAATTGGTTCTCGTTTTCTTATGCTTCCAGTGTGTCTGTTGCGTTGGGAACATTTCTATATCAAATATGCCATGACGACTCTATAGATACAggatcttttatatataatcagCTGTTGAGGCATGTGGGATCGTTTGGGGTTAAAATCCCTATTGCTTTACAACGATTTTTCTCTGGTCTACTACTTCATCTCAATAATGTTGTCTTAACAATGTCTGATCCCCGGGACCTGAACCAAATACCTTATCCTTGAATTACATACTTTTTTAGAGCAGTCATGTGCCAGATATAGAACATGACTTGCGTCCTTCACGAGCTCTCGAATGTTTGACATAAATGATTGGGATGAGAGTGCTGAAGGCTTCTTTGTTGATCGAGAATCGGCTTCCAGAATAGTCAAACACACTAGCAGCTGAGTCTCAAGCTCTCTCTACTTCCATTAATTTGTTATTTGAGCGAAGGATAGAGGTTGATTCACTAATTCGTCACTTGAAATCATTGGCTCCTTCTACTAGTATAGGGGAGCATGGTTCTGAGTGATATTTCTTTTTGGTCCAAAGGGGGGAGTAGTATCAAGGTTGGACGATGGTTGATGGGCAAATGTAGCTGAAGCTGGAGTGCTGTTTTGTTGAcattatgttttgttttgtttcccCTGGTTTAAGTTTCTGTTTGAAGTTGTTTAAACTTTTGCAAGTTAGtacgattttttaaaaacaaaaaacttctGTCTTGATGTTTAAAAAACAACTACTGGAATGAAATGATGTTCAAGTTAGTTTGTTGGTGGAAGTTTATGTGTTAGTTATTGGTGTTGTGTGTGTGTGGATTTGTTGTATAAGATGCCCTGATGATGATTGTGTTGATATGTTGTGCTCCTTTATCTTTGCTAGCTATCTGATCCATGAGACAGTTCTGAGAAGCGGTGTcttaaacaagaaaagaaatctccttttagacaaaagggggagtttgttgggattttgtctaaaagacaTTGTGAGGATTGTGTTTTTAAGGATAA contains:
- the LOC103486195 gene encoding uncharacterized protein LOC103486195, which codes for MVYECEAVVSIALCHGDLTSLHVSESFHVPVHEEIVVKSAVKSAENAPSVSETHVSNMDLDDLDDIPLARLLKKSYASEVALAKPTDPIISAHSQKSSSSEDVFVPTPGLHHASNVEPGPSQHSPSGRTRVSADEALVHVEGVKPTNTDTTNTIEPDVHNDAQPKTQQFFERRIAEEVNFSDKHHSCLGVMSLIEKVGLSKNISNVGPFYPQLIGEFIVNLPTDFNDLSSPDYQTVHIRGLKFKISPVVINGFLRNNVGSDYSPSNPSNEVLASVLTGWTLSSWPVNGIHAVALSVKYVILHKVDIANWFSFSYASSVSVALGTFLYQICHDDSIDTGSFIYNQLLRHVGSFGVKIPIALQRFFSGLLLHLNNVVLTMSDPRDLNQIPYP